The Ancylothrix sp. D3o genome has a window encoding:
- the clpB gene encoding ATP-dependent chaperone ClpB, with product MQPTNPNQFTEKAWEAIVRTPDIAKQSQHQQLETEHLLKALLEQPEGLVTSVFNKLGVNVQRLRDRTEEFTNRQPKVSGSSNSIYLGRSLDTLLDRAEDYRKQYSDEFISVEHLLLGFAKDDRLGKSLFQEFRLDETKLKNTIDEIRGSQKVTDQNPEGKYQSLEKYGRDLTEAARQGKLDPVIGRDDEIRRTIQILSRRTKNNPVLIGEPGVGKTAIAEGLAQRIISGDVPQSLKDRKLITLDMGSLIAGAKYRGEFEERLKAVLKEVTESKGQIILFIDEIHTVVGAGATQGAMDAGNLLKPMLARGELRCIGATTLDEYRKYLEKDAALERRFQQVYVDQPSVEDTISILRGLKERYEVHHGVKISDSALVAAATLSTRYISDRFLPDKAIDLVDEAAARLKMEITSKPEELDEIDRKILQLEMEKLSLQKESNPASLERLERLEKDLANLKEDQRALNGQWQAEKDIITQIQTIKEDIDRVNVEIQQAERNYDLNRAAELKYGKLTDLHRQLETSETQLAQAQKSGKTLLREEVTESDIAEVISKWTGIPISKLVESEMQKLLHLEDELHKRVIGQEEAVTAVADAIQRSRAGLSDPNRPVASFVFLGPTGVGKTELAKALAAYLFDTEEAMVRIDMSEYMEKHAVSRLIGAPPGYVGYDEGGQLTESIRRRPYAVVLFDEIEKAHPDVFNIMLQILDDGRVTDSQAHTVDFKNTIIIMTSNIGSQYILDVAGDDDRYEEMRSRVMEAMRANFRPEFLNRIDESIIFHALTKAQLREIVKLQIERLEKRLAERKIALKLSEAALDFIAEVGYDPVFGARPLKRAIQRELETQIAKAILRSEFTDGDTIFVDIQNERLAFKRLPAELLTTQQV from the coding sequence ATGCAACCAACCAATCCGAACCAATTTACAGAAAAAGCCTGGGAAGCAATTGTTCGCACCCCCGACATTGCCAAACAATCCCAACACCAACAACTCGAAACAGAACACCTCCTAAAAGCCCTTCTCGAACAACCCGAAGGATTAGTCACCAGCGTATTTAATAAACTTGGTGTCAACGTTCAAAGACTGCGAGATCGCACCGAAGAATTCACGAACCGACAACCCAAAGTCAGCGGCAGCAGCAACTCAATTTATCTCGGACGCAGCCTCGACACCCTATTAGATCGCGCTGAAGACTATCGTAAACAATATAGCGATGAATTTATTTCCGTCGAACATTTACTATTAGGATTTGCCAAAGATGATCGCTTGGGTAAATCCTTATTTCAAGAATTTAGACTAGATGAAACCAAACTCAAAAACACCATTGATGAAATTCGAGGCAGCCAAAAAGTGACCGACCAAAATCCCGAAGGCAAATATCAATCCCTAGAAAAATACGGACGCGATCTCACCGAAGCCGCCCGCCAAGGCAAACTTGACCCCGTAATTGGCCGTGACGACGAAATACGCCGTACCATTCAAATACTATCTCGCCGCACCAAAAATAACCCGGTTTTAATTGGTGAACCTGGAGTTGGTAAAACCGCAATTGCCGAAGGATTAGCCCAAAGAATCATTTCCGGAGATGTGCCGCAATCTCTCAAAGATCGCAAACTCATCACCCTAGATATGGGTTCCTTAATTGCCGGTGCAAAATATCGTGGTGAATTTGAAGAACGCCTCAAAGCCGTACTCAAAGAAGTCACCGAATCAAAAGGGCAAATTATCCTCTTTATCGATGAAATTCATACTGTCGTAGGGGCCGGTGCCACCCAAGGTGCAATGGATGCCGGCAACCTCCTCAAACCCATGCTTGCACGCGGAGAATTGCGCTGTATTGGCGCCACAACCCTAGACGAATATCGCAAATATCTCGAAAAAGATGCAGCCCTAGAAAGACGTTTCCAACAAGTTTACGTTGACCAACCAAGCGTCGAAGATACTATCTCTATTTTACGCGGATTAAAAGAACGCTACGAAGTGCATCACGGCGTCAAAATATCCGATAGCGCTTTAGTTGCCGCCGCAACATTATCTACCCGTTATATCAGCGACCGCTTCCTACCAGATAAAGCCATTGATTTAGTAGATGAAGCCGCCGCCCGCTTAAAGATGGAAATCACATCTAAACCGGAAGAACTCGACGAAATAGACCGGAAAATATTGCAACTGGAAATGGAAAAACTTTCTCTCCAAAAAGAAAGCAATCCAGCTTCTTTAGAGCGATTAGAACGCCTTGAAAAAGACCTCGCTAACCTCAAAGAAGACCAGCGAGCGCTTAACGGGCAATGGCAAGCTGAAAAAGACATCATCACCCAAATTCAAACCATTAAGGAAGATATAGACCGCGTTAATGTTGAAATTCAACAAGCAGAACGTAACTACGATCTTAACCGCGCCGCTGAGTTAAAATATGGCAAACTCACCGACCTACACCGGCAACTCGAAACCTCTGAAACCCAACTTGCCCAAGCTCAAAAAAGCGGCAAAACCTTACTGCGGGAAGAAGTTACAGAGTCCGATATTGCCGAAGTAATTTCTAAATGGACAGGAATTCCTATCAGCAAACTTGTCGAATCTGAAATGCAAAAACTTCTTCACCTTGAAGACGAACTGCATAAAAGAGTCATCGGACAAGAAGAAGCCGTTACCGCCGTTGCTGATGCCATTCAACGTTCGCGGGCCGGTTTATCAGACCCCAACAGGCCGGTAGCAAGTTTCGTATTTTTAGGGCCCACAGGAGTCGGTAAAACAGAACTTGCCAAAGCTCTCGCCGCCTATCTTTTTGACACCGAAGAAGCAATGGTGCGAATTGATATGTCCGAATACATGGAAAAACACGCCGTCTCGCGTTTAATTGGCGCACCTCCGGGCTATGTTGGTTACGATGAAGGCGGACAATTAACCGAATCAATTCGCCGGCGTCCCTACGCAGTTGTGCTATTTGATGAAATTGAAAAAGCACACCCTGACGTCTTCAACATCATGCTACAAATCCTTGATGATGGACGAGTAACCGACTCCCAAGCACACACCGTAGACTTCAAAAATACGATCATCATAATGACAAGTAATATCGGTTCTCAATACATCTTAGATGTGGCCGGTGACGATGATCGTTACGAAGAAATGCGGAGTCGAGTCATGGAAGCCATGCGAGCCAACTTCCGCCCCGAATTCCTCAACCGAATTGACGAGAGTATCATCTTCCACGCCCTCACAAAAGCCCAACTCCGTGAAATCGTTAAACTGCAAATTGAACGCCTAGAAAAACGTCTTGCAGAACGCAAAATTGCCCTCAAACTATCAGAAGCAGCCCTCGATTTTATCGCCGAAGTTGGCTACGATCCTGTTTTCGGTGCCCGTCCATTAAAACGAGCAATTCAACGCGAACTAGAAACACAAATAGCGAAAGCAATCTTACGCAGCGAATTTACCGACGGCGACACCATCTTTGTCGATATTCAAAATGAGCGTCTTGCCTTCAAACGCTTGCCCGCAGAACTCCTAACCACCCAACAAGTGTAA
- a CDS encoding polysaccharide deacetylase family protein has product MNKSILLSFDVEEFDIPEEYGQKIEERAKFEVSLEGLKAVLVLLEKLDIKATFFMTANFAMTYPSLVIKMAEKYEIASHGFYHGSFETEDLKKSRKVLSELTGQQISGFRMARLKFLEDCYIEEAGYKYNSSMNPTYLPGRYNNFFKPRTAYYSNTLLNIPVSVTPLIRFPLFWLSFKNFPLFLIKFASKFTLNNDRYLSLYYHPWEFASIGEYQLPAYVKRLDGEAMLSRLERYLTWLKTQGEFIEFGEFQRQFKQ; this is encoded by the coding sequence ATGAATAAGTCAATTTTGTTGAGTTTCGATGTCGAGGAGTTTGACATTCCTGAAGAATACGGCCAAAAAATTGAAGAGCGGGCGAAATTTGAAGTTTCTTTAGAAGGATTAAAAGCAGTTTTGGTTCTTTTAGAAAAATTGGATATTAAGGCGACGTTTTTTATGACGGCTAATTTCGCCATGACTTATCCTTCTTTGGTGATAAAAATGGCAGAAAAATATGAAATCGCTTCTCATGGTTTTTATCATGGTTCTTTTGAGACGGAAGATTTAAAAAAATCCCGAAAAGTGTTATCAGAACTCACCGGCCAACAAATCTCTGGTTTCCGTATGGCTCGTTTAAAATTTTTGGAGGATTGTTATATTGAAGAAGCGGGATATAAATATAATTCTTCTATGAATCCTACTTATCTCCCCGGCAGATATAATAATTTTTTTAAACCACGCACTGCTTATTATTCTAATACGTTGCTCAATATTCCGGTTTCAGTTACTCCCCTAATTAGGTTTCCGCTGTTTTGGTTAAGTTTTAAAAACTTTCCGTTATTTTTGATAAAGTTTGCTTCAAAATTCACTTTAAATAACGACCGTTATTTAAGCTTGTATTACCATCCTTGGGAGTTTGCTAGTATTGGGGAATATCAATTACCGGCTTATGTAAAAAGGCTTGATGGAGAAGCAATGCTGAGCCGGTTAGAACGGTATTTAACTTGGTTAAAAACCCAAGGCGAGTTTATCGAGTTTGGAGAATTTCAACGCCAATTTAAACAGTAG
- a CDS encoding serine/threonine-protein kinase encodes MSYCLTSNCPKPANPPHTNYCQNCGSKLLLKDRYQAIKPIGAGGMGKTFLAKDTHRLNTDCLIKQLSPSPHIQNNPETMAKATRLFKREARQLFHLGNHPQIPTMLAFFEENRQLYLVQELIEGQDLSQQSNFTYNPEQIELFLTDLLPVLQFIHENNVIHRDIKPANILRRTSLQKTSTLSRGDLILIDFGICKEISPNNLTNTGSFVGTEGYAPIEQLRGGKAYPASDLYSLGVTCIQLLTGHSLEELYDPMQGRWNWQDYLNKKGEKISHHLTKILEKMLQDSLKERYQEAAEILNDLHNIPAPIRVTGTQPAFSKNTSQKTSPHFINKNLKTSPTWQCLQILTGHSNEVNAIVISPQSYILASASWDQTVKIWNFKTGQLLHTLRGHQGYVNCLAISSDGYTLASGSWDRTIKLWHTGTGKLIHTLKGHSNYIHSLAITPNNQHLISSSRDKTIKIWELNTGTPLYSLNTAGCVRSLDISSDGTLLATGSDDRTLKLWQISSGLPSLTDTLTEHTNWVRSVAFSPNRQLVASGSWDTKISLCLVQPGGKAKSIATLSGHTCYIYSIRFSSDSQMLASGSKDGTIKLWDLQHPRCVHTLSGHSGPVYAVAFCGRKIPMLASAGDDGSIRIWGVAPVSSVKT; translated from the coding sequence ATGAGTTATTGCCTCACTTCAAACTGCCCTAAACCGGCCAACCCCCCCCACACAAACTACTGCCAAAATTGCGGCTCAAAACTGCTCTTAAAAGACAGATACCAAGCAATCAAACCCATCGGAGCCGGCGGAATGGGCAAAACCTTCTTGGCAAAAGACACCCACCGGCTAAACACAGACTGTCTCATCAAACAACTATCCCCCAGCCCCCACATCCAAAACAACCCCGAAACAATGGCAAAAGCCACTCGGTTGTTTAAGCGAGAAGCCAGACAACTATTTCACCTGGGAAACCACCCGCAAATACCCACAATGCTTGCCTTTTTTGAAGAAAACAGGCAACTTTATCTTGTCCAAGAACTCATCGAAGGTCAAGACCTAAGCCAACAATCAAATTTTACCTACAACCCCGAACAAATAGAGCTATTTTTAACAGATTTACTGCCGGTCTTACAATTCATCCACGAAAACAACGTCATCCACCGCGACATCAAACCCGCCAATATTTTACGCAGAACCTCCTTGCAAAAAACCTCCACCCTCTCCAGAGGAGATTTAATTTTAATTGACTTTGGTATCTGCAAAGAAATCAGCCCCAACAACTTAACAAACACCGGCTCATTTGTTGGCACAGAAGGCTACGCACCCATCGAACAACTACGCGGCGGCAAAGCCTACCCCGCCAGCGACCTTTATAGCCTGGGAGTAACCTGCATTCAACTACTCACCGGCCACTCCCTCGAAGAACTTTATGACCCCATGCAAGGCCGGTGGAACTGGCAAGATTATTTAAACAAAAAAGGCGAAAAAATCAGCCACCACTTAACCAAAATCTTAGAAAAAATGCTCCAAGATAGCCTCAAAGAACGCTATCAAGAAGCCGCAGAAATTCTCAACGACCTTCATAACATACCGGCCCCCATTAGAGTTACCGGCACCCAGCCAGCCTTTAGCAAAAACACCAGCCAAAAAACCTCACCCCATTTTATTAACAAAAACCTCAAAACCTCCCCCACTTGGCAATGTCTGCAAATTCTCACCGGCCACAGCAACGAAGTCAACGCCATCGTCATTAGCCCCCAATCCTACATCCTCGCCTCCGCCAGTTGGGATCAAACCGTCAAAATTTGGAACTTCAAAACCGGCCAACTCCTCCACACCCTCAGAGGACACCAAGGCTATGTAAATTGTCTCGCCATCTCCTCCGACGGCTATACCCTCGCCTCCGGCAGTTGGGATCGCACCATCAAACTATGGCACACCGGCACCGGCAAACTCATCCACACCCTCAAAGGACACAGCAACTATATCCACTCCCTTGCCATTACCCCAAACAACCAACATCTGATCAGCAGTAGCCGCGACAAAACCATCAAAATTTGGGAATTAAACACCGGCACCCCCCTTTACAGCCTCAACACTGCTGGTTGCGTTCGCAGTCTCGATATCAGTTCCGATGGAACACTTCTCGCCACCGGCAGCGATGACCGCACCCTCAAACTCTGGCAAATCTCCTCTGGCTTGCCTTCTCTCACAGACACTCTCACAGAGCATACTAACTGGGTACGTTCTGTAGCATTTAGTCCCAATCGTCAACTCGTCGCCAGCGGCAGTTGGGATACCAAAATCTCACTATGTTTAGTCCAGCCGGGGGGAAAAGCTAAATCCATAGCAACTCTTTCCGGCCACACTTGTTATATATACTCAATTAGATTTAGTTCCGATAGCCAAATGTTAGCCAGTGGCAGTAAGGATGGCACGATCAAGCTTTGGGATCTTCAGCATCCCCGATGCGTACATACTCTCAGCGGTCATTCCGGGCCGGTGTATGCAGTGGCTTTTTGTGGCCGAAAAATACCGATGCTGGCCAGTGCTGGGGATGATGGTTCTATAAGGATTTGGGGTGTAGCGCCCGTTAGTTCGGTTAAAACTTGA
- a CDS encoding DUF3124 domain-containing protein produces the protein MKRIVYFCLAVMAVMLVSCTSLEQGNFWGSGSNKEPEIALKPVVVDAAKVVTGQTIYVPIYSHIYFENNKSSLDLTATLSIRNTDLDNSIILTAVRYYDTNGNLVREYLKEPSELRALASLAFVVERTDSSGGSGANFIVEWVGEKQVSEPVVEAVMLSAESAQGISFISGGRVIKNRTANNK, from the coding sequence ATGAAGCGAATTGTATATTTTTGTTTGGCAGTGATGGCTGTTATGCTTGTTTCTTGTACATCCTTAGAGCAGGGAAATTTTTGGGGTTCGGGGAGTAATAAAGAGCCGGAAATAGCTTTAAAGCCGGTTGTGGTTGATGCGGCAAAGGTTGTAACGGGTCAAACAATTTATGTGCCGATTTATTCCCATATTTATTTTGAGAATAATAAAAGTTCTTTGGATTTAACCGCTACGCTGAGTATTCGCAATACCGATCTGGATAATTCTATCATTCTAACGGCAGTGCGGTATTACGATACCAACGGTAATTTAGTGAGAGAATATCTGAAAGAGCCTTCAGAACTGAGGGCTTTAGCTTCTCTGGCTTTTGTTGTGGAAAGAACCGACTCTAGCGGTGGTTCCGGCGCGAATTTTATTGTGGAATGGGTGGGGGAAAAACAAGTTTCTGAGCCTGTAGTTGAGGCGGTGATGCTCAGTGCTGAAAGTGCTCAGGGAATTTCTTTTATTAGCGGAGGTAGAGTGATAAAAAATCGGACGGCCAATAATAAATAA
- a CDS encoding DUF2079 domain-containing protein, which translates to MNKTIPLRYLRQDAVKSKTLSPLAMKQYLSFKPFRGLWQNQLGLGKVLILAGVFFAVTFGLALHRYYSFYTSFDHGLFNQLFWNSTHGHLFQGSLSSNNSNASLVQGQLPSVSYVHLGQHFVLSLLLWMPLYALFPSPLTLIVLQVGLLTAAGVVLYFLARCYLPDRLSFWISASFYGANPVIGPAVDNFYEQCQIPLFVFGLLLAMEKEWWWVFWLLAGLLLMVREDAGITLFGIGFYLLLSRRYPVTGLFLCFVSFSYVVAVTNLLMPLFSDDNSRLYLGTYFKKFIKSEDPSTLELLWAIITQPHLMLQAIFVKFDQQVRYVLGLGLPLGFIPAVSPAAWLMSIFPLMVLVLQVGNKYALSINTRYTLTVVPGLFYGAILWWARQSEFKLPVKKFDRQFIRNCWNFWKTQRQKILTQKNPKSLTPRFRRLWVGCIILSMFFTVTSNPHRSLYFMVPFSIQPLVYMPLNQRWEHSAQLQKVMQLIPPDASVATTGDGVPHLSRRREIVRIPFLQVKNEEGMPVDIEYALVDFWQLKQPKLAAPLDRGRLGEMGPIVDRVLANKSYGIIKFTDDIVLLKKGTVSNPDALSGWLKLREELRSVFQRFA; encoded by the coding sequence ATGAATAAAACCATCCCACTCCGATATCTGCGTCAAGACGCGGTTAAATCTAAAACTTTATCCCCTCTGGCAATGAAACAATATTTATCTTTCAAACCTTTTAGGGGTTTGTGGCAAAATCAACTTGGTTTAGGCAAGGTTCTTATCTTGGCTGGAGTTTTTTTTGCTGTTACTTTTGGTCTGGCACTGCACCGTTATTATAGTTTTTATACTTCCTTTGATCACGGGTTGTTTAATCAGCTTTTTTGGAATAGTACGCACGGGCATTTGTTTCAGGGTTCGCTTTCTTCTAATAATTCTAACGCTTCTTTGGTGCAGGGTCAACTTCCCTCGGTTAGTTATGTTCATTTGGGGCAACATTTTGTTTTAAGTTTGTTGTTGTGGATGCCTTTGTATGCTTTGTTTCCTTCTCCTTTGACTTTGATTGTTTTGCAGGTGGGTTTGTTAACGGCGGCGGGGGTGGTTTTATATTTTTTGGCACGGTGTTATTTACCGGATCGTTTATCATTTTGGATTTCTGCTAGTTTTTATGGGGCTAATCCTGTTATTGGGCCGGCGGTTGATAATTTTTACGAACAATGTCAGATTCCTCTGTTTGTTTTCGGTTTGCTTTTGGCGATGGAAAAAGAATGGTGGTGGGTGTTTTGGTTGCTGGCTGGTCTGCTTTTAATGGTGCGAGAAGATGCAGGAATTACACTTTTTGGAATAGGGTTTTATTTGTTGTTGAGCCGCCGTTATCCGGTGACGGGTTTGTTTTTATGTTTTGTTAGTTTTAGTTATGTTGTGGCGGTAACAAATCTTTTGATGCCTCTGTTTTCAGATGATAATTCGCGTTTGTATTTGGGGACGTATTTTAAAAAGTTTATTAAAAGTGAAGATCCTTCTACGTTAGAGTTGCTTTGGGCAATTATCACTCAGCCTCATTTAATGTTGCAGGCAATTTTTGTGAAGTTTGATCAGCAAGTAAGATATGTTTTGGGATTGGGGTTGCCATTGGGCTTTATTCCGGCTGTTTCCCCGGCTGCTTGGCTGATGTCAATTTTTCCTTTAATGGTTTTGGTTTTACAAGTGGGCAATAAGTATGCTCTTTCGATTAATACTCGCTATACTTTAACTGTGGTTCCTGGGTTGTTTTACGGGGCGATTTTATGGTGGGCAAGGCAAAGTGAGTTTAAGTTGCCGGTGAAAAAGTTTGATAGGCAATTTATTCGCAATTGTTGGAATTTTTGGAAAACCCAACGGCAAAAAATATTAACGCAGAAAAATCCAAAAAGTTTAACGCCTCGGTTCCGTCGTTTGTGGGTGGGTTGTATTATTTTATCGATGTTTTTTACGGTTACTTCTAACCCGCACCGTTCTTTATATTTTATGGTACCGTTTTCTATTCAGCCTTTGGTTTATATGCCTTTAAATCAAAGGTGGGAACATTCTGCACAATTACAAAAGGTGATGCAATTAATTCCTCCTGATGCAAGTGTGGCGACGACTGGTGATGGCGTTCCTCATCTTTCTAGGCGTCGTGAAATTGTACGGATACCTTTTTTACAGGTTAAAAATGAGGAGGGAATGCCGGTGGATATTGAATATGCACTGGTGGATTTTTGGCAACTGAAACAGCCAAAATTAGCGGCACCTTTAGATCGAGGCCGGTTGGGAGAAATGGGGCCGATAGTTGACAGAGTTTTAGCGAACAAAAGCTATGGAATTATTAAATTTACCGATGATATTGTTTTGCTGAAAAAGGGTACTGTTTCTAATCCTGATGCTCTATCTGGATGGTTAAAGTTACGCGAAGAATTACGCTCAGTGTTTCAACGTTTTGCTTAG
- a CDS encoding SRPBCC family protein, producing the protein MTVSLTSDFREFAAPTGCKDAAKTALLGGEILIKTQEHTAWGGSVTASMYLPLSPAEVWQQVTDYPRWVKYFPDLTHSRLLDGHQKTKRIYQVASKTFLFLSVQVEVYLKVLELPYRQIQFCLEKGNFLDFEANLKLQDYGKGTVLTYWVQATPTIPVPSVFIQQAMQMDLPSNMRQMRRVICGG; encoded by the coding sequence ATGACTGTATCACTTACATCAGATTTTCGAGAATTTGCGGCCCCTACAGGCTGCAAAGATGCAGCAAAAACGGCTTTATTGGGGGGAGAAATTTTAATCAAAACCCAAGAACATACCGCCTGGGGTGGTTCGGTGACGGCTTCAATGTATTTGCCTTTGTCGCCGGCTGAAGTTTGGCAACAAGTAACAGATTATCCTCGCTGGGTAAAATATTTTCCTGATTTGACACACTCGCGGCTTTTGGATGGCCATCAAAAAACCAAACGCATTTATCAAGTAGCGAGTAAGACATTTTTGTTTTTAAGCGTACAGGTTGAAGTTTATTTAAAGGTTTTAGAATTGCCGTATCGTCAGATACAGTTTTGTTTAGAAAAAGGCAATTTTTTAGATTTTGAGGCAAATTTGAAATTGCAAGATTATGGGAAGGGAACGGTCTTAACTTATTGGGTACAAGCAACTCCAACTATTCCAGTGCCTAGTGTTTTTATCCAGCAGGCAATGCAGATGGATTTGCCCTCAAATATGCGCCAAATGCGGCGGGTAATTTGTGGGGGTTAA
- a CDS encoding glycosyltransferase, whose protein sequence is MKTVSVIVPVYNEAKCIERTFDEVAKFCWIHPEYHFIFVDDGSLDATKKIIKHKIDTVGFEGQISLVSYENNCGKGYAVRYGVKYSTGDYVCFIDADLAYSLDHLHRLAEKLEGFDVVMGSRHLDDVAVKYQSFMRKFSGKVFNLLSRKILDLEFTDMQAGLKGFRLPVAKQLFQKQVMTGFSFDVELIYLARKYGYQIGEIPAKVSESHLLKKSKVNLIKDSLLMFYNLLQIRLNDWKKRYE, encoded by the coding sequence ATGAAGACTGTATCTGTGATTGTGCCCGTTTACAATGAGGCGAAATGTATTGAAAGAACCTTTGATGAGGTTGCCAAATTCTGTTGGATACATCCAGAATATCATTTTATTTTTGTTGATGATGGGTCGCTCGATGCAACTAAAAAAATTATCAAACACAAAATTGATACGGTGGGATTTGAAGGCCAAATCAGCTTAGTTTCTTATGAAAATAATTGCGGGAAAGGCTATGCGGTGCGCTACGGTGTAAAATATTCCACAGGGGATTATGTTTGTTTTATTGATGCTGATTTGGCTTATTCTTTAGATCATCTTCATCGTTTGGCTGAAAAACTAGAGGGTTTTGATGTGGTGATGGGTTCGCGTCATTTAGATGATGTGGCTGTTAAATATCAAAGTTTTATGCGAAAATTTTCTGGAAAAGTTTTTAATTTGCTTTCTCGGAAAATTCTTGATTTGGAGTTTACGGATATGCAGGCGGGATTAAAAGGATTTCGGTTGCCGGTGGCCAAACAGTTGTTTCAAAAACAAGTGATGACGGGCTTTTCTTTTGATGTAGAATTAATTTATCTTGCCCGCAAATATGGTTATCAAATTGGAGAAATTCCTGCCAAAGTGTCGGAAAGTCACCTTTTGAAAAAATCTAAGGTAAACTTAATAAAAGATTCGCTTTTGATGTTTTATAATTTACTGCAAATTCGGCTTAATGATTGGAAAAAACGCTATGAATAA
- a CDS encoding YihY/virulence factor BrkB family protein, translating into MLFSRFFSFFRYLNAKTLWRMAQSAGEARLTGLAAEMAYNAMLALFPAILAFLAAIGLFHPLQATIYELASEVGKLTPDDVRGLVRGFIDELSASHNPNLFSASFIGALWAFSGVINTAMAALDRIHNIPITLARPFWKAKLVSLSLSLAAILLLINASFLVFISDLIVETVAKESGNLESGLLAIWQRVTWPIALTIVALAFALVYRFGPSYRYKEIPIMPGAILAAIFWAILSNLFRQYVLHFGNYNRTYGAVGAVIVLMFWLYLSSLVMLVGAQLNVTVGEAMRRRSN; encoded by the coding sequence ATTTTTTAGTTTTTTTCGCTACTTGAATGCCAAGACGCTGTGGAGGATGGCCCAAAGTGCCGGTGAGGCGCGTTTAACCGGCCTTGCGGCTGAGATGGCTTATAACGCTATGTTAGCCTTGTTTCCGGCAATTTTGGCGTTTTTGGCGGCTATTGGCTTATTTCATCCTCTACAAGCGACGATTTACGAGTTGGCGAGTGAGGTGGGCAAACTGACACCGGATGATGTACGCGGCTTGGTTCGCGGTTTTATTGATGAACTCAGCGCCTCGCACAATCCAAATTTATTTTCTGCGAGTTTTATTGGGGCGCTTTGGGCTTTTTCTGGGGTAATTAATACGGCGATGGCGGCGCTGGATCGTATTCACAATATACCAATCACTCTAGCCCGTCCTTTTTGGAAGGCAAAGCTGGTTTCGCTTTCCTTGAGTTTGGCGGCTATTTTGCTTTTGATTAATGCTTCTTTTCTTGTTTTTATCAGTGATTTAATTGTAGAGACAGTTGCAAAAGAGAGTGGTAATCTTGAGTCAGGTTTGTTGGCAATTTGGCAGCGGGTTACTTGGCCGATAGCTTTGACAATTGTTGCGCTTGCTTTTGCCTTGGTTTACCGCTTTGGGCCTAGCTATCGGTATAAGGAAATACCAATTATGCCGGGCGCAATTTTAGCGGCGATTTTTTGGGCTATTCTGTCGAATTTATTCCGGCAATATGTGTTACATTTTGGCAACTATAACCGCACTTATGGCGCTGTGGGAGCGGTGATTGTGTTGATGTTTTGGTTGTACTTGAGTTCGTTGGTGATGCTGGTGGGCGCGCAGTTAAATGTGACGGTTGGGGAGGCGATGAGACGAAGATCAAATTAA